One genomic region from Anopheles bellator chromosome 2, idAnoBellAS_SP24_06.2, whole genome shotgun sequence encodes:
- the LOC131212569 gene encoding valacyclovir hydrolase, whose protein sequence is MRALAKIMAPHSLTLPSLLWSPSLAMKSLSRAMCIAVPTERHLRIGIQNIHFIEVGQGKGLILLPGALGTALTDFKPQIEKLPKLLPQHKIVAWDPPGYGKSRPPEKVFGVDFFDRDAAAAHELMQKLGFERYSILGWSDGGITGLLLTANHPEQVEKLVIWGSNSYISETETKIYEDIRDVRKWSARMREPMEKLYGVDYFPKLWSAWVDGLLRIYKERDGDICSAKLKHIKASTLVMHGANDPMIDPIHVPYLLNNIKNSDLHVFPDGKHNIHLRYADEFNKIVAAFLKRNCIDNLRR, encoded by the exons ATGCGAGCCTTAGCCAAGATAATGGCGCCACATAGCCTGACGCTGCCTTCGCTTCTCTGGTCACCGTCGTTAGCGATGAAAAGTCTGTCTCGTGCAATGTGCATTGCTGTTCCGACAGAGCGTCATTTACGAATAGGCATCCAGAACATCCACTTTATTGAAGTTGGCCAAGGCAAGGGACTAATTCTGCTGCCTGGAGCGCTTGGAACGGCTTTAACCGACTTCAAACCACAGATAGAGAAATTGCCAAAGCTATTACCGCAACACAAAATCGTTGCCTGGGATCCGCCGGGATACGGGAAGtcacggccaccggaaaaagTGTTTGGCGTCGACTTTTTCGATCGCGATGCAGCGGCTGCTCACGAACTAATGCAGAAACTAGGTTTCGAGCGATACAGCATTCTGGGATGGAGTGATGGGGGCATAACGGGGTTACTGCTAACGGCCAACCATCCGGAGCAAGTGGAAAAGCTTGTTATATGGGGCTCCAACTCGTACAtctcggaaacggaaaccaaaatCTATGAAG ATATTCGAGATGTGCGCAAATGGTCAGCGAGAATGCGAGAACCGATGGAGAAATTATATGGCGTAGATTACTTTCCTAAGCTGTGGTCAGCCTGGGTCGACGGTTTGCTGCGCATATATAAGGAACGAGATGGGGACATTTGCAGTGCCAAACTAAAACACATTAAAGCTTCAACGCTCGTCATGCACGGAGCAAACGATCCCATGATTGATCCCATTCATGTACCGTATCTGTTGAACAATATTAAAAATTCCGA CTTGCACGTGTTTCCCGATGGAAAGCATAATATACATCTTCGCTATGCGGACGAATTTAACAAAATAGTAGCAGcatttttaaaacgaaattGCATAGACAACTTACGTCGTTAA